One Kitasatospora sp. NBC_01266 genomic window carries:
- a CDS encoding HEAT repeat domain-containing protein, with amino-acid sequence MFVHLTPSANAPRIRRSGIRAVSHGQGGARGVYCFPVLPSYTLTHQWLRELARFGGRGGLVAVHARLDDAQPVLVGRYADRARNAQVTVPAAEAVRRIAALADPRGWEVFVPRAIRPAELHRVRAAPQVVGWRYVPDAHGTRPCTCYGCRVRGGYGSRRLLERLPHPLDGPPPPVRVLLERVAAAGDPGDAATLREALHWFAMRRRGPLAQLARLAAHPDPAVREELVSAVGRWSTPGVAELLDGLADDPHPDVREAVELVRA; translated from the coding sequence ATGTTCGTGCACTTGACGCCATCGGCGAACGCGCCGCGGATCCGGCGGTCCGGGATCCGCGCCGTGAGCCACGGCCAGGGCGGCGCGCGGGGCGTCTACTGCTTCCCGGTGCTGCCCTCGTACACCCTCACCCACCAGTGGCTGCGCGAGCTGGCCCGGTTCGGCGGCCGGGGCGGGCTGGTGGCCGTCCACGCCCGGCTGGACGACGCGCAGCCGGTGCTGGTCGGCCGCTACGCCGACCGGGCGCGGAACGCCCAGGTCACCGTGCCCGCGGCGGAGGCGGTGCGGCGGATCGCGGCACTGGCGGACCCGCGCGGCTGGGAGGTGTTCGTGCCCCGGGCGATCCGGCCGGCCGAACTGCACCGGGTCCGCGCCGCACCGCAGGTGGTGGGCTGGCGGTACGTCCCGGACGCGCACGGCACGCGGCCCTGCACCTGCTACGGCTGCCGGGTGCGCGGCGGATACGGCTCGCGGCGCTTGCTGGAGCGGTTGCCGCATCCGCTGGACGGCCCACCGCCGCCGGTGCGGGTGCTGCTGGAGCGGGTCGCGGCGGCCGGTGACCCCGGAGACGCGGCCACGCTGCGGGAGGCGCTGCACTGGTTCGCGATGCGCCGCCGGGGCCCGCTCGCTCAGCTGGCCCGCCTGGCCGCCCACCCCGACCCCGCGGTGCGGGAGGAGCTGGTGTCGGCGGTCGGCCGCTGGTCCACCCCGGGCGTCGCCGAGTTGCTGGACGGCCTGGCGGACGACCCGCACCCGGACGTCCGGGAGGCGGTGGAGCTCGTCCGCGCCTAA
- a CDS encoding outer membrane protein assembly factor BamB family protein, whose translation MKSRLVRSLLSGNTLLALLGGATALLAAEYVYLAFDTLTFDDNAACGSDAQIGCPSGGWTTALLAVLFGIVAIASFSILAARLRTPRDGVGAGWPHSRWTRLTAGVLGAALAYSPGYSAFLELRGPVPVQPMAASWSVTANDPPSVGTSAAWPNGSTVVRVRQDGFAAAYRTADGTQAWSATAPERTMVCAAADQPAAGIGLLGYQRTGGTCTTVVAIDLTTGHTLWQHEDPSANWSDIDTIALTDGLAVLRTPAGVQALDPRTGQPRWLHPSDSGCAPTAVAADANQVAAVEYCADPKNDELGRAALVTLAPQDGTQRWQSALPTETPLDTVGFVSVDPLVLAVDEHDTRGTHALLSFTADGKSLATIPTTAPSTVIATLPSTDSHGLGSAAVYPVVVAGNTVICEAATPDDDVAHDLVGYSRTDGHQLWARQLNGDLAGLTETDGGPMAIEYFEVPPGKGGTVKYYAETERVDPVTGAASTQTVYTKAAESGQGWFGAVGGRYVLVNASGTATAGLPAVLAFPVR comes from the coding sequence GTGAAATCACGGCTCGTCAGATCACTGCTGTCCGGCAACACCCTGCTCGCGCTGCTGGGCGGAGCGACCGCTCTGCTCGCGGCCGAGTACGTCTACCTGGCCTTCGACACCCTCACCTTCGACGACAACGCGGCCTGCGGCAGCGACGCGCAGATCGGCTGCCCGTCAGGAGGCTGGACGACGGCGCTGCTCGCGGTCCTGTTCGGGATCGTGGCCATCGCCTCCTTCAGCATTCTCGCCGCGCGGCTGCGCACCCCCCGGGACGGCGTCGGCGCCGGCTGGCCGCACAGCCGGTGGACGCGGCTGACCGCGGGCGTGCTCGGCGCGGCGCTGGCCTACTCCCCCGGCTACTCCGCCTTCCTGGAGCTGCGCGGTCCGGTGCCCGTACAGCCCATGGCGGCCTCCTGGAGCGTCACCGCGAATGATCCGCCCAGCGTGGGCACCTCCGCCGCCTGGCCGAACGGCTCCACCGTCGTCCGGGTCCGCCAGGACGGCTTCGCCGCCGCCTACCGGACCGCCGACGGGACCCAGGCCTGGTCGGCCACCGCCCCCGAGCGGACCATGGTGTGCGCGGCCGCCGACCAACCCGCCGCCGGCATCGGCCTGCTCGGCTACCAGCGCACCGGCGGCACCTGCACCACCGTCGTCGCGATCGACCTGACCACCGGGCACACCCTCTGGCAGCACGAGGACCCGTCGGCCAACTGGTCGGACATCGACACCATCGCCCTCACCGACGGACTCGCGGTGCTCCGCACGCCCGCCGGTGTCCAGGCGCTGGACCCGCGCACCGGGCAGCCGCGCTGGCTGCACCCGTCGGACTCCGGCTGCGCGCCGACCGCCGTGGCCGCCGACGCGAACCAGGTGGCCGCGGTGGAGTACTGCGCCGACCCGAAGAACGACGAACTCGGGCGGGCGGCCCTGGTCACGCTGGCGCCGCAGGACGGCACCCAGCGCTGGCAGTCCGCCCTCCCCACCGAGACGCCGCTCGACACGGTCGGGTTCGTCTCCGTCGACCCGCTGGTCCTGGCGGTCGACGAGCACGACACCCGGGGCACGCACGCCCTGCTCTCCTTCACCGCCGACGGCAAGTCCCTCGCCACCATCCCCACCACCGCCCCGAGCACGGTGATCGCCACCCTGCCCAGCACCGACTCGCACGGCCTCGGCAGCGCCGCGGTCTACCCGGTCGTGGTGGCGGGCAACACCGTGATCTGCGAGGCCGCCACGCCGGACGACGACGTCGCGCACGACCTGGTCGGGTACTCCCGCACGGACGGGCACCAGCTCTGGGCACGCCAACTGAACGGCGATCTGGCCGGGCTGACGGAGACCGACGGCGGTCCGATGGCGATCGAGTACTTCGAGGTGCCGCCGGGCAAGGGCGGCACCGTCAAGTACTACGCCGAGACAGAGCGGGTCGACCCGGTCACCGGCGCCGCCTCGACGCAGACCGTCTACACCAAGGCGGCGGAGTCCGGGCAGGGCTGGTTCGGCGCTGTCGGGGGCCGCTACGTCCTGGTCAACGCGTCCGGCACCGCCACCGCCGGCCTACCCGCGGTGCTCGCCTTCCCCGTCCGCTGA
- a CDS encoding MFS transporter, with protein MQKVGNSNPPQRATGSRGVFLVVAAAVFVSNLDLFIVNVALPAMNQHFHGSSLASLSWVLNGYAIVFAALLVPAGRLADRVGHQGAFLVGLGLFTLSSALCALAPGVWWLVGARLLQAVGAALLMPTSLALLLDSTAPDRRPGAVRAWASIGGIAAGLGPVLGGLLVEADWRWVFLVNLPVGLAALVAGRKVLPRLRGRAGEPWPDLAGVLLLIAAIGLLAIGLVKSDSWGWSSARVLGALAAAVLLAGGFLRRSARHPAPVVELPLLRVPVFAAANATALLFTVAFAGMLLTSVLWCQQVWGYSALRTGLAVAPGPLLVPPITLGAGPLLRRLGHGRLAALGLLLFTAGIVWWAAAVATTPGYAGELLPGMLLTGAGVGLTLPTLIGAAAAALPPTRFATGSAVTTMGRQIGAVVGVAVVVSLLGTPHSAGQALDAFRHAWLAIIVATVLALLAALALAAAQRRNASTAPSVIGGTSSGPGAAAASSRH; from the coding sequence ATGCAGAAAGTTGGAAATTCAAATCCTCCACAGCGGGCCACCGGCTCCCGGGGCGTCTTCCTGGTCGTGGCCGCCGCCGTCTTCGTCTCCAACCTCGACCTCTTCATCGTCAACGTCGCGCTCCCCGCGATGAACCAGCACTTCCACGGCAGCAGCCTCGCCTCGCTCTCCTGGGTGCTGAACGGCTACGCGATCGTCTTCGCCGCGCTGCTGGTGCCGGCCGGGCGGCTGGCCGACCGGGTCGGGCACCAGGGCGCCTTCCTGGTCGGACTCGGCCTCTTCACGCTCTCCTCGGCGCTCTGCGCGCTCGCGCCGGGGGTCTGGTGGCTGGTCGGCGCCCGGCTGCTGCAGGCGGTGGGCGCCGCGCTGCTGATGCCCACCTCGCTCGCGCTGCTGCTGGACTCCACTGCGCCGGACAGGCGGCCGGGCGCGGTGCGGGCCTGGGCCTCGATCGGCGGCATCGCGGCCGGACTCGGGCCGGTGCTCGGCGGGCTGCTGGTGGAGGCCGACTGGCGCTGGGTCTTCCTGGTCAACCTGCCGGTCGGACTGGCCGCGCTGGTGGCCGGCCGCAAGGTGCTGCCCAGGCTGCGCGGCCGGGCCGGGGAACCCTGGCCCGACCTGGCCGGCGTGCTGCTGCTGATCGCCGCGATCGGGCTGCTGGCGATCGGCCTGGTCAAGTCGGACAGCTGGGGCTGGAGTTCGGCCCGGGTGCTCGGCGCACTGGCGGCCGCCGTGCTGCTGGCCGGCGGCTTCCTGCGCAGGTCGGCCCGGCACCCGGCCCCGGTGGTCGAGCTGCCGCTGCTGCGGGTCCCGGTCTTCGCCGCCGCCAACGCGACCGCGCTGCTCTTCACCGTGGCCTTCGCCGGCATGCTGCTGACCTCGGTGCTCTGGTGCCAGCAGGTCTGGGGCTACTCGGCACTGCGCACCGGCCTCGCCGTCGCACCCGGCCCGCTGCTGGTGCCGCCGATCACGCTGGGCGCGGGACCGCTGCTGCGCCGGCTGGGGCACGGACGGCTGGCGGCGCTGGGGCTGCTGCTGTTCACCGCCGGGATCGTCTGGTGGGCGGCGGCCGTGGCGACCACACCCGGGTACGCGGGCGAGCTGCTGCCCGGGATGCTGCTCACCGGCGCGGGGGTCGGCCTGACCCTGCCGACGCTGATCGGGGCCGCGGCCGCCGCCCTGCCACCCACCAGGTTCGCCACCGGCTCGGCGGTCACCACGATGGGACGGCAGATCGGCGCGGTGGTCGGCGTGGCCGTGGTGGTGAGCCTGCTCGGCACCCCGCACTCCGCCGGGCAGGCGCTGGACGCGTTCCGGCACGCCTGGCTCGCGATCATCGTGGCGACCGTACTGGCCCTGCTCGCCGCGCTGGCACTGGCGGCCGCGCAGCGCAGGAACGCGAGCACCGCGCCCAGCGTGATCGGCGGCACCAGCAGCGGGCCGGGTGCGGCGGCGGCGAGCTCGCGCCACTGA
- a CDS encoding MOSC domain-containing protein, which produces MGGTVTAVSRNSTYAFTKPNREQITLLAGLGVEGDIHAGETVKHRSRVRQDPTQPNLRQVHLIHQELFAELARQGHLVAPGDLGENITTSGVDLLGLPVGALLRIGDRVVVEVTGLRNPCSQIEHFQDGLLKLVAHRDESGALVRKAGIMGIVLTGGGIRPGDPVDVELPPGPHRVLDRV; this is translated from the coding sequence ATGGGTGGGACGGTCACGGCGGTCAGCCGCAACAGCACGTATGCGTTCACCAAGCCGAACCGCGAGCAGATCACGCTGCTCGCCGGGCTCGGCGTCGAAGGCGACATCCACGCGGGGGAGACGGTCAAGCACCGGTCACGCGTCAGGCAGGACCCCACACAGCCGAACCTGCGGCAGGTCCACCTGATCCACCAGGAGCTCTTCGCCGAACTCGCCCGGCAGGGACACCTGGTGGCACCCGGCGACCTCGGCGAGAACATCACCACCAGCGGTGTCGACCTGCTCGGCCTGCCGGTCGGCGCGCTGCTGCGGATCGGCGATCGGGTGGTGGTGGAGGTCACCGGGCTGCGCAACCCCTGCTCGCAGATCGAGCACTTCCAGGACGGGCTGCTCAAACTCGTGGCCCACCGCGACGAATCGGGCGCCCTGGTTCGCAAGGCCGGGATCATGGGGATCGTCCTGACGGGCGGTGGCATACGGCCGGGTGACCCGGTCGACGTCGAACTGCCGCCGGGTCCGCACCGGGTGCTGGACCGGGTCTGA
- a CDS encoding serine hydrolase domain-containing protein, with the protein MAIGTGGIRELLEGGVHDRVFPGAVWAVGDAAGTEAMGTAGLPDPARPGAPMRGDTLFDVASLTKILAVWPTVGSLWEAGRLPLDEPLGGYWPDVAGYPLGQVTARHLLTHTAGVPLHARLKERYGTDPAAIRVGVLREALHRPPGEAVEYTDRAALILGHLAEHLCGEALDRLVTARIWEPLGLEATRFGPLPAGLAARCAPTERDQDTGVRFQGTVHDPSARLLGGVCGIAGVFSTAEDLGRFLRHLLDPATAPARVGFGAAWTAESLTVQTGRLEPSRGLFWHPAPGTDPADDIWAHYGFTGTAIWIAPSRGRWATLLTNKVYYSRDRQPIADLRNAFRRLVFGPPAPGRRPGAVPPKS; encoded by the coding sequence ATGGCAATCGGCACCGGCGGTATCCGGGAGTTGCTCGAGGGCGGCGTCCACGACCGGGTCTTCCCCGGCGCCGTCTGGGCCGTGGGTGACGCCGCCGGCACCGAGGCGATGGGCACCGCCGGCCTGCCCGACCCCGCCCGGCCCGGGGCGCCGATGCGCGGGGACACCCTCTTCGACGTCGCCAGCCTCACCAAGATCCTGGCGGTCTGGCCCACCGTCGGCAGCCTCTGGGAAGCCGGCCGGCTCCCGCTCGACGAGCCGCTCGGCGGCTACTGGCCCGATGTCGCCGGGTACCCCCTCGGCCAGGTCACCGCGCGCCACCTGCTCACCCACACGGCGGGCGTCCCACTGCACGCCCGGCTGAAGGAGCGCTACGGCACCGACCCGGCGGCCATCCGGGTGGGCGTCCTGCGCGAGGCCCTGCACCGCCCGCCCGGCGAAGCGGTCGAGTACACCGACCGGGCCGCCCTGATCCTCGGCCACCTCGCCGAACACCTCTGCGGCGAGGCGCTCGACCGGCTCGTGACCGCCCGGATCTGGGAGCCGCTGGGCCTGGAAGCCACCCGGTTCGGCCCGTTGCCCGCCGGCCTGGCGGCCCGCTGCGCGCCCACCGAGCGCGACCAGGACACCGGCGTCCGCTTCCAGGGCACCGTGCACGACCCCTCCGCGCGGCTGCTCGGTGGCGTCTGCGGCATCGCCGGTGTCTTCTCGACCGCCGAGGACCTCGGCCGGTTCCTGCGCCACCTGCTCGACCCGGCGACCGCGCCCGCCCGGGTGGGCTTCGGCGCCGCCTGGACGGCTGAGTCGCTGACCGTGCAGACCGGCCGACTGGAGCCGAGTCGCGGCCTGTTCTGGCACCCCGCGCCCGGCACCGACCCCGCCGACGACATCTGGGCGCACTACGGCTTCACCGGTACCGCGATCTGGATCGCGCCGAGCCGGGGCCGCTGGGCGACCCTGCTGACCAACAAGGTCTACTACAGCCGCGACCGGCAGCCCATCGCCGACCTCCGCAATGCCTTTCGGCGCCTGGTCTTCGGCCCGCCGGCCCCGGGACGCCGCCCGGGAGCCGTTCCTCCGAAGAGTTGA
- a CDS encoding isocitrate lyase/PEP mutase family protein has protein sequence MPLPITPDEQRRRAHAFRELHTGPGAFVIANAWDAGTARLLGSLGFAALATTSAGLAFALGRADAANLVSREEALANARAIVAATDLPVSADLENGFGTSEAAVAETIRLAAATGLVGGSIEDATGDPADPVYPFDLAVDRVRAAVAAAAELDFPFTVTARAENFLHGRPDLDDTVRRLRAFEAAGADVLFAPGLPDAEAVRTVCAAVSKPVNVIAAGPIAALTIDQLTELGARRISVGSAFARLALAAAQRSAAEILSAGCFTSFAAAMPMPEANKLMSQEL, from the coding sequence ATGCCCCTGCCGATCACCCCTGACGAGCAGCGCCGCCGCGCACACGCCTTCCGCGAGCTGCACACCGGCCCCGGCGCCTTCGTCATCGCCAACGCCTGGGACGCGGGCACCGCACGCCTGCTCGGCTCCCTGGGCTTCGCCGCGCTGGCCACCACCAGCGCCGGGCTGGCCTTCGCGCTCGGCCGGGCCGACGCCGCGAACCTGGTCAGCCGCGAGGAGGCGCTGGCCAACGCCCGCGCGATCGTCGCCGCCACCGATCTTCCGGTCTCCGCCGACCTGGAGAACGGCTTCGGCACGAGCGAGGCCGCCGTGGCCGAGACGATCCGACTGGCCGCCGCGACCGGCCTGGTCGGCGGCTCGATCGAGGACGCCACCGGCGACCCGGCCGACCCCGTCTACCCCTTCGACCTGGCCGTGGACCGGGTCCGGGCCGCCGTGGCGGCAGCCGCCGAACTCGACTTCCCGTTCACCGTCACCGCCCGCGCCGAGAACTTCCTGCACGGCCGCCCCGACCTGGACGACACCGTGCGCCGCCTGCGGGCCTTCGAGGCCGCCGGCGCCGACGTGCTGTTCGCCCCCGGGCTGCCCGACGCCGAGGCGGTCCGCACCGTCTGCGCCGCCGTCAGCAAGCCGGTCAACGTGATCGCCGCCGGCCCGATCGCCGCGCTGACGATCGATCAACTCACCGAACTGGGCGCCCGCCGGATCAGCGTCGGCTCGGCCTTCGCCCGACTCGCCCTGGCCGCCGCCCAACGCTCCGCCGCCGAGATCCTGAGCGCCGGCTGCTTCACCTCCTTCGCCGCAGCGATGCCGATGCCTGAGGCCAACAAGCTGATGAGCCAAGAGCTCTGA
- a CDS encoding DMT family transporter: protein MDQSAPSAAAAPVAPAATHTRIDPGLTNPKAVAAATVSVLLWASAFVAIRSAAPHYGPGALALGRLAVGSVALLTSWALRREGLPPRAAWPGIALSGVLWFGLYMITINWGEQKVDAGTAAMVVNVGPMLVALFGGWLLREGFPRRLMAGMAVSFAGAVVVGLAQSGGKGSPLLGVLLCLGAALLYAAGVVTQKPALRHATPLQATAFGCLIGMVLCLPFSGQLATQLGHAPLSATLDLVYLGLFPTALAFSTWAYALARTTAGRMGATTYAVPALVVLMSWAILGEVPAVLSLLGGCLCLGGVALSRRR, encoded by the coding sequence ATGGACCAGAGTGCCCCCTCCGCAGCCGCCGCCCCCGTCGCTCCCGCCGCCACCCACACCCGGATCGACCCCGGACTCACCAACCCCAAGGCGGTGGCCGCGGCCACCGTCTCCGTACTGCTCTGGGCCTCGGCCTTCGTGGCGATCCGCTCGGCCGCCCCGCACTACGGCCCGGGTGCGCTCGCGCTGGGCCGGCTGGCGGTCGGCTCGGTCGCTCTCCTGACCAGCTGGGCGCTACGGCGCGAGGGTCTGCCGCCGCGAGCCGCCTGGCCGGGCATCGCGCTCTCCGGAGTGCTCTGGTTCGGCCTCTACATGATCACGATCAACTGGGGCGAGCAGAAGGTCGACGCCGGCACGGCGGCCATGGTGGTCAACGTCGGCCCGATGCTGGTCGCGCTGTTCGGCGGTTGGCTGCTGCGTGAGGGGTTCCCACGGCGGCTGATGGCCGGCATGGCCGTCTCGTTCGCGGGCGCGGTGGTGGTGGGCCTCGCGCAGTCGGGCGGCAAGGGCTCGCCGCTGCTGGGCGTGCTGCTCTGCCTGGGCGCCGCCCTGCTCTACGCGGCCGGCGTGGTGACCCAGAAGCCCGCGCTGCGGCACGCGACGCCGCTGCAGGCCACCGCCTTCGGCTGCCTGATCGGCATGGTGCTCTGCCTTCCGTTCTCCGGGCAGTTGGCCACCCAGCTCGGCCACGCGCCGCTGTCGGCCACGCTCGACCTGGTCTACCTCGGCCTATTCCCCACCGCGCTCGCCTTCAGCACCTGGGCCTACGCGCTCGCCCGCACCACCGCGGGCCGGATGGGCGCCACCACCTACGCCGTCCCGGCGTTGGTGGTGCTGATGTCCTGGGCGATCCTCGGCGAGGTGCCGGCCGTGCTGAGCCTGCTCGGTGGCTGCCTCTGCCTGGGCGGCGTCGCCCTCTCCCGCCGGCGCTGA
- a CDS encoding NUDIX hydrolase: MPDLPLADHLRTLPHGVLFAAVHFTDADGNPLLLKSVYDPEVWQFAGGNLEFGDDPWQAARREVLEETGLTLPEHPVPPLLALLFVGPSGGWPFKIGVVFDGGPLDAAQLAGLRLDPAEHTEFAVRPLAAWRQELRPARLALVEAVAEARRTGRAAYLQLP, from the coding sequence GTGCCCGACCTGCCGCTCGCCGACCATCTGCGTACCCTCCCGCACGGGGTCCTGTTCGCCGCCGTGCACTTCACCGATGCCGACGGCAACCCGCTGCTGCTGAAGTCGGTCTACGACCCGGAGGTCTGGCAGTTCGCGGGCGGCAACCTGGAGTTCGGTGACGATCCGTGGCAGGCCGCCCGCCGGGAGGTGCTGGAGGAGACCGGGTTGACGCTGCCCGAGCACCCGGTCCCGCCGCTGCTCGCGCTGCTCTTCGTCGGCCCCTCGGGGGGCTGGCCGTTCAAGATCGGCGTGGTCTTCGACGGCGGCCCGCTCGACGCGGCGCAGCTGGCCGGGCTGCGGCTCGACCCCGCCGAGCACACCGAGTTCGCGGTCCGCCCGCTCGCCGCCTGGCGCCAGGAGCTGCGGCCGGCCCGGCTGGCTCTGGTCGAGGCGGTCGCCGAAGCCCGCCGCACCGGCCGCGCCGCCTACCTCCAACTGCCGTAG
- a CDS encoding YchJ family protein: MSRRPTRPRPTAAPTSCPCGLPASYADCCGRLHRGLAQAGTAEQLMRSRFSAFVVEDAAYLLRSWHPRTRPPAVDFDPGLRWQRLEILGSTEGGPFHQAGEVEFVAHYQEQGHAGAMREKSRFVRHEGAWVYLDGVVETD, from the coding sequence ATGTCACGACGCCCCACCCGCCCCCGCCCGACCGCCGCGCCGACCAGTTGCCCGTGCGGCCTGCCCGCGAGCTACGCCGACTGCTGCGGTCGGCTGCACCGCGGCCTGGCCCAGGCCGGCACCGCCGAACAGCTGATGCGCTCACGGTTCAGCGCCTTCGTGGTCGAGGACGCCGCGTACCTGCTGCGCAGCTGGCACCCGCGGACCCGGCCGCCGGCCGTCGACTTCGATCCGGGACTGCGCTGGCAGCGGCTGGAGATCCTGGGCAGCACCGAGGGCGGCCCGTTCCACCAGGCGGGCGAGGTGGAGTTCGTCGCCCACTACCAGGAGCAGGGTCACGCCGGCGCCATGCGGGAGAAGAGCCGCTTCGTCCGCCACGAGGGCGCCTGGGTCTACCTCGACGGCGTGGTCGAGACCGACTGA
- a CDS encoding transglycosylase family protein, which translates to MGISGVFFGPGRHRRPTQTDRAVTAATVAGAGLALPLLTATGAHAAPAATWDAVAQCETGGNWSADTGDGYYGGLHFTQQSWVAYGGDQYGAVASHATEAQQIAVAERLLADQGPGVWGNCATVAGLTAPAATPTAPTTSAPTNPTGTTTTTPAPPASPVPPSSPTGTTPTGTAPTPTTPTGTTPAPVTGTPTAPGSTPTTAAPSQAPSTPAAPSTAPTAPTASPAPQAPTTPAAPAPTTTPTIGAAPTVGQSTTPPVATAPVPSAPTTPAAPGTPAPTPAGQGYTVQSGDNLWDIAQSHHLDNWQQLYQDNLGTVGTNPNLIYPGQQLQLP; encoded by the coding sequence ATGGGCATATCCGGCGTCTTCTTCGGTCCGGGCCGCCACCGCCGCCCGACCCAGACCGACCGCGCGGTGACCGCCGCGACCGTGGCCGGCGCGGGTCTGGCCCTGCCGCTGCTCACCGCGACCGGCGCGCACGCCGCCCCGGCCGCCACCTGGGACGCGGTGGCCCAGTGCGAGACCGGCGGCAACTGGAGCGCCGACACCGGCGACGGGTACTACGGCGGGCTGCACTTCACCCAGCAGAGCTGGGTCGCCTACGGCGGCGACCAGTACGGCGCGGTGGCCTCGCACGCGACCGAGGCGCAGCAGATCGCGGTGGCCGAGCGGCTGCTGGCCGACCAGGGGCCGGGCGTCTGGGGGAACTGCGCGACGGTGGCCGGGCTGACGGCCCCGGCGGCGACGCCCACGGCGCCCACGACGTCGGCACCCACCAACCCGACCGGGACGACCACGACCACGCCCGCACCCCCTGCGTCGCCCGTACCGCCGTCCTCGCCCACCGGCACGACACCCACCGGCACGGCACCCACCCCCACCACGCCCACCGGCACGACGCCCGCGCCGGTGACCGGCACGCCGACCGCGCCCGGCAGCACGCCGACGACGGCAGCGCCGAGCCAGGCCCCGAGCACCCCGGCCGCGCCGAGCACCGCCCCCACCGCCCCCACGGCGAGCCCCGCCCCGCAGGCGCCCACCACCCCGGCGGCCCCCGCTCCCACCACCACCCCCACCATCGGCGCGGCGCCGACGGTGGGCCAGAGCACCACTCCCCCGGTCGCAACCGCCCCCGTGCCGAGCGCGCCGACCACCCCCGCCGCACCCGGCACGCCGGCCCCGACCCCCGCCGGCCAGGGCTACACCGTCCAGAGCGGTGACAACCTCTGGGACATCGCCCAGAGCCACCACCTCGACAACTGGCAGCAGCTCTACCAGGACAACCTCGGCACGGTCGGCACCAACCCCAACCTGATCTACCCCGGTCAGCAGCTCCAGCTGCCCTGA
- a CDS encoding PPOX class F420-dependent oxidoreductase, producing MADEVKIRELFAAQRTGVLVTLKRDGRPQLSNVLYAYDPARELIRVSITADRVKAKNLARDPRASLYATSPDYWTWAVAEGTAELTPVAAAQDDAAVEELVDLYRTLQGEHPDWDDYRAAMVRDRRLVVKLHVEHLYGQTP from the coding sequence ATGGCCGACGAAGTCAAGATCCGCGAACTGTTCGCCGCCCAGCGCACGGGCGTCCTGGTGACGCTGAAGCGGGACGGGAGGCCGCAGCTCTCCAACGTCCTCTACGCCTACGACCCGGCCCGGGAGCTGATCCGGGTCTCGATCACCGCCGACCGGGTGAAGGCGAAGAACCTGGCCCGCGACCCGCGCGCGAGCCTGTACGCGACCAGCCCGGACTACTGGACCTGGGCGGTGGCCGAGGGCACGGCCGAGTTGACACCGGTGGCCGCCGCGCAGGACGACGCCGCCGTCGAGGAGTTGGTCGACCTCTACCGCACGCTGCAAGGCGAGCACCCGGATTGGGACGACTACCGCGCCGCGATGGTGCGCGATCGCCGGCTGGTGGTCAAGCTGCACGTCGAGCACCTGTACGGCCAGACCCCCTAG